A genome region from Erigeron canadensis isolate Cc75 chromosome 3, C_canadensis_v1, whole genome shotgun sequence includes the following:
- the LOC122591559 gene encoding uncharacterized protein LOC122591559, protein MTTSDEQPSSSTNPNHVSLHPAYSAIAYRVLDHIDTTPPPKSKDPAYPVWKKLDALVSQWIYSTVSDDLLTRILDTEATAHATWLKLEKIFLSNKQARAAALETRFVNLTLATCDSVDDYCT, encoded by the exons aTGACGACATCTGATGAACAACCATCCTCCTCAACCAATCCAAATCATGTCTCATTACACCCTGCATATTCT GCCATAGCCTACCGCGTCTTGGACCATATCGACaccacaccaccaccaaaatCCAAGGATCCAGCCTATCCTGTTTGGAAAAAACTAGATGCCTTGGTCTCTCAATGGATCTATAGCACTGTTTCGGATGATCTGCTCACTCGCATTCTTGATACAGAAGCCACAGCCCATGCCACATGGCTCAAACTtgaaaagattttcttaagcaATAAACAAGCCAGAGCCGCTGCACTTGAAACTCGGTTTGTTAACCTCACCTTAGCAACCTGCGACTCAGTAGATGACTACTGCACTTGA